The proteins below are encoded in one region of Paenibacillus sp. YYML68:
- a CDS encoding type III pantothenate kinase translates to MILVADVGNTNIVLGLYDKQELLHHWRLSTNRSTTADEYGIMMFNLFQHAGISLEQVEGVIISSVVPPLMFVLEQLCLKYLKKAPLIVGPGLKTGLNIRSENPREVGADRIVNAVAAIELYGPPCIVVDFGTATTFDYIDERGQYIGGAVAPGIGISTEALYQRAAKLPRIELVKPRSVIGRNTVSSMQAGIIYGFAGQVDGIVERIKQESGQSSRVIATGGLAELIASESRTIELVNPLLTLQGLRIIYERNM, encoded by the coding sequence ATGATCCTTGTCGCCGATGTGGGGAATACTAACATCGTGCTTGGCTTATATGACAAGCAGGAGCTGCTGCACCATTGGCGTCTAAGCACGAATCGCTCAACTACTGCCGATGAATATGGAATCATGATGTTTAATTTGTTCCAGCACGCGGGCATCTCCTTGGAGCAGGTTGAAGGCGTTATTATCTCGTCTGTGGTGCCGCCTCTCATGTTTGTGCTGGAGCAGTTGTGTTTAAAATATTTGAAGAAGGCGCCGCTGATCGTCGGTCCCGGCTTGAAGACCGGGCTAAATATACGCTCGGAAAATCCTCGCGAGGTGGGTGCTGACCGTATTGTCAACGCAGTCGCCGCGATAGAGCTGTACGGTCCTCCTTGCATCGTAGTTGACTTCGGGACGGCTACGACGTTCGATTACATCGACGAACGGGGTCAATATATAGGAGGTGCCGTTGCTCCAGGCATTGGCATCTCGACGGAGGCGCTGTATCAGCGAGCGGCGAAGCTTCCGCGAATCGAGCTGGTGAAGCCGCGCAGCGTCATCGGGCGTAATACGGTTAGCTCTATGCAGGCTGGTATTATTTATGGCTTCGCGGGGCAGGTGGACGGCATAGTTGAACGAATCAAGCAGGAGAGCGGTCAGTCCTCAAGGGTCATTGCGACGGGTGGCTTGGCGGAGCTGATTGCAAGCGAGTCCCGCACGATTGAGCTGGTTAATCCGCTGCTGACACTTCAAGGGCTTCGCATCATTTATGAACGAAATATGTGA
- the hslO gene encoding Hsp33 family molecular chaperone HslO: MRDYLIRATACGGQVRAFAVRTKALVEELRTRHSTSPTATAALGRTVTAAAMMGAMLKGEEKLTVQIKGGGPIGQVVADANAAGEVRGYVDNPEVELPLNTAGKLDVAGVVGTDGFLYVTKDLGLKEPYRGSVPIISGELGEDFTYYFAQSEQTPSAVALGVLVDVDYTVKTAGGFIIQLLPGLKDEEIAALERQLGALPPITRLLDEGASLEHILQTLLPDVQILETRDDIRFQCKCSRERVEQTMISLGREELEQVLAEQGHAEVVCHFCNEKYLFNGDDLSVLIKALS, from the coding sequence ATGCGCGATTATTTAATTCGAGCAACAGCTTGCGGTGGGCAGGTACGTGCCTTCGCGGTTCGAACGAAGGCGCTCGTGGAGGAGCTGCGCACCCGTCATTCGACGAGCCCGACGGCAACGGCCGCACTAGGTCGAACAGTTACGGCGGCCGCGATGATGGGAGCTATGCTGAAGGGCGAGGAGAAGCTGACAGTCCAGATTAAGGGTGGGGGCCCGATTGGTCAAGTGGTCGCAGACGCGAATGCAGCCGGTGAAGTACGCGGCTACGTGGATAACCCGGAGGTCGAGCTGCCCTTGAACACGGCTGGCAAGCTGGATGTGGCCGGCGTTGTCGGTACCGATGGCTTCCTCTATGTAACGAAGGATCTTGGGCTCAAGGAGCCGTATCGTGGCAGTGTGCCGATCATCAGCGGCGAGCTGGGTGAAGATTTTACGTACTATTTTGCCCAGTCCGAGCAGACGCCTTCTGCTGTAGCACTTGGCGTGCTGGTCGATGTCGATTACACGGTGAAGACTGCGGGAGGCTTCATTATACAGCTGCTGCCAGGTCTGAAGGATGAGGAGATTGCGGCTTTGGAGAGACAGCTGGGCGCGCTTCCTCCAATTACCCGATTGCTGGACGAAGGCGCAAGCTTGGAGCACATTTTGCAGACGCTGCTGCCGGATGTGCAAATATTAGAGACGCGGGACGATATCCGCTTTCAGTGCAAGTGCTCTCGTGAACGCGTCGAGCAGACGATGATCAGCCTCGGTCGCGAGGAGCTTGAGCAGGTGCTGGCAGAGCAAGGTCATGCTGAGGTGGTGTGTCACTTCTGCAATGAGAAATACTTGTTTAACGGAGATGACTTGAGTGTCTTGATCAAGGCGCTTAGCTAG
- a CDS encoding SurA N-terminal domain-containing protein — MRNVKLLWGVIIVLLVVVGTLLSVLTARTSHLNADEPEMNPPNQADDKRMVAHVGERTITMRELQAQLLAKHGKETLIQMIDHEVIRNEAEASGIQISEQEMKRELERMRQGYDSEQQYYEAMKEQLGLTREQLEADVRHRLLVEKLSIRGIQVTDREVSAYIAENQDEFKDIVSLRFSMIVTASRDHAQRAISDLNKGIPFDKVAWERSLDDVTRESGGDMGWLEEEDPFVPPAIMKAAKQLQPGQISKPLEVEGQYVVLMLTERKVQSKGSPEIIREQVRKELALRIAPSTKETLAKLRDKWKVRIVEKFQDTNGNFYVDNLGKG, encoded by the coding sequence ATGCGTAATGTGAAGCTCTTATGGGGAGTGATTATCGTGCTGCTCGTGGTAGTCGGCACCCTTCTCTCCGTATTGACGGCCCGAACCTCACACCTGAACGCTGACGAACCAGAGATGAACCCGCCGAATCAGGCCGATGATAAACGAATGGTTGCCCATGTGGGAGAACGTACCATCACGATGCGAGAATTGCAAGCACAGCTGCTTGCGAAGCACGGCAAGGAAACGCTCATTCAAATGATTGACCATGAAGTGATTCGTAACGAAGCGGAAGCATCCGGCATTCAGATCAGTGAGCAGGAGATGAAGCGCGAGCTTGAACGGATGCGGCAAGGCTATGATAGTGAACAGCAATACTATGAAGCGATGAAGGAGCAGCTTGGGCTAACACGGGAGCAGCTCGAAGCGGATGTCAGACACCGTCTGCTGGTCGAGAAGCTGTCGATCCGAGGTATCCAAGTTACGGACAGGGAAGTCAGTGCATATATCGCCGAGAACCAGGATGAGTTCAAGGATATCGTCAGCCTGCGCTTCAGCATGATCGTGACGGCATCGAGAGATCACGCTCAGCGGGCCATTAGCGACTTGAACAAGGGCATACCGTTCGACAAGGTCGCGTGGGAGCGCTCGCTGGACGATGTGACTCGGGAGTCTGGCGGTGATATGGGCTGGCTGGAGGAGGAGGACCCGTTCGTTCCGCCGGCTATTATGAAGGCTGCCAAGCAGCTGCAGCCAGGACAGATCAGCAAGCCGCTTGAGGTAGAGGGTCAGTATGTCGTACTGATGCTGACCGAACGCAAGGTGCAGTCCAAGGGCTCGCCCGAGATCATCCGCGAGCAGGTGCGCAAGGAGCTCGCGCTTCGGATCGCGCCATCGACGAAGGAGACGCTGGCGAAGCTGCGAGACAAGTGGAAGGTTCGTATTGTGGAGAAGTTTCAGGATACGAATGGTAACTTTTATGTTGACAACCTTGGCAAGGGTTGA
- the cysK gene encoding cysteine synthase A: MARLVQNVTQLIGDTPLVKLNRVVPEGSAEVYVKLEFQNPGASVKDRIAISMIEVAEQEGILKPGATIVEPTSGNTGIGLAMVAAAKGYKAILVMPETMSMERRNLLRAYGAQLVLTPGAEGMKGAIKRAEEIHAENPDYFMPQQFKNQANVKVHRETTGPEIVEAIKSHDGKLDAFISGIGTGGTITGSGGVLKESFPDIKIYAVEPAASPILSGGKPGPHKIQGIGAGFVPDILNTGIYDGVITVENEEAFETARRVAREEGILGGISSGAAIFAALKVAKELGAGKRVVAVVPSNGERYLSTPLYQFEE; encoded by the coding sequence ATGGCTAGATTAGTACAAAATGTGACTCAATTGATCGGAGACACTCCACTCGTGAAGCTGAACCGCGTTGTGCCAGAGGGTAGCGCGGAGGTATATGTCAAGCTTGAGTTCCAGAACCCTGGAGCAAGCGTGAAGGACCGGATTGCGATTAGCATGATTGAAGTAGCCGAGCAAGAGGGTATTCTGAAGCCGGGCGCAACGATCGTGGAGCCGACTAGCGGCAACACAGGTATCGGTCTTGCGATGGTAGCGGCAGCGAAGGGCTACAAGGCGATCCTCGTGATGCCAGAGACGATGTCGATGGAGCGTCGCAACCTGCTTCGCGCTTATGGTGCACAGCTCGTGCTGACACCTGGAGCGGAGGGCATGAAGGGCGCGATCAAGCGTGCAGAGGAGATCCATGCGGAGAACCCGGACTACTTCATGCCGCAGCAGTTCAAGAACCAAGCGAACGTGAAGGTTCACCGTGAAACGACAGGTCCTGAGATCGTCGAAGCGATCAAGTCGCACGACGGCAAGCTGGATGCATTCATCTCCGGTATCGGCACGGGCGGTACGATTACCGGCTCCGGCGGTGTGCTGAAGGAGAGCTTCCCTGACATTAAGATCTACGCGGTGGAGCCTGCGGCATCTCCGATTCTGTCCGGCGGCAAGCCAGGTCCTCATAAGATTCAAGGCATCGGCGCTGGCTTCGTGCCGGATATTTTGAACACAGGCATCTATGACGGCGTGATCACAGTCGAGAACGAAGAAGCGTTCGAGACGGCTCGTCGTGTGGCGAGAGAAGAAGGCATCCTTGGCGGAATCTCGTCCGGCGCGGCGATCTTCGCAGCGCTGAAGGTAGCGAAGGAGCTCGGCGCAGGCAAGCGCGTTGTTGCCGTTGTTCCAAGTAACGGCGAGCGTTACTTGTCCACGCCGCTGTACCAGTTTGAAGAATAA
- a CDS encoding anthranilate synthase component I family protein, producing the protein MTYTVLPYVRSFPIEQSTVISWAPAWQEAEPGSFVLESGKGGRYTFLGLQPESEIRGYGLEATITERERQPVQWHGKPLELVKRWMEPYKAPLVEGVPKFTGGCVGYWGYDVARTLERLPEQAEADLPVPDYAFVRVDELWIVDHHERRLYCAVSTHVPEAGRPDEAWLRQQYASAERRTAAMKAKWDKLDAGREDDVLQQSYERMRASIEADKLHIDLDALEVVQADFSKEAFVDAVQRIQHYIGAGDVFQVNLSVRQHKPLETAPEDIYEWLRLVNPSPYMGLLRFSDFQLVSGSPELLVQLERGVVRARPIAGTRRRGQDEAEDQRLADELIGHEKERAEHIMLVDLERNDLGRISAYGTVRVTDLMVIEYYSHVMHIVSQVEGRLAIGKDAFDVIGAKFPGGTITGAPKVRTMQIIEELEPVRRGPYTGSIGWLDYNGDMEFNIIIRTLVAANGMGYVQAGAGIVIDSIPEKEYVEAMNKAKAMWKAIQYSERSQCAAGGQ; encoded by the coding sequence ATGACATACACCGTGCTGCCGTATGTGCGAAGCTTCCCCATCGAGCAATCGACAGTCATCTCCTGGGCACCAGCTTGGCAAGAAGCTGAGCCCGGGTCGTTCGTACTAGAAAGCGGGAAGGGAGGACGATATACGTTTCTCGGCCTTCAGCCGGAATCCGAAATACGGGGGTATGGTCTGGAAGCTACGATCACGGAGCGGGAACGGCAGCCTGTGCAATGGCACGGGAAGCCGCTCGAGCTCGTGAAGCGATGGATGGAGCCTTACAAGGCTCCGCTAGTAGAGGGAGTGCCTAAATTTACCGGTGGCTGCGTCGGCTACTGGGGCTACGATGTCGCCCGTACGCTGGAGCGACTGCCCGAGCAGGCGGAGGCGGACTTGCCCGTCCCGGACTACGCGTTCGTTCGAGTGGACGAGCTATGGATCGTCGATCATCACGAGCGCAGATTGTATTGCGCGGTGAGTACGCATGTTCCTGAGGCTGGCCGTCCGGATGAAGCTTGGCTGAGGCAGCAGTATGCCAGCGCAGAGCGCCGGACAGCTGCGATGAAGGCGAAGTGGGATAAGCTTGACGCTGGACGCGAGGATGATGTGCTCCAGCAGAGCTACGAGCGCATGCGTGCGAGCATCGAGGCGGACAAGCTGCATATTGACCTAGATGCACTGGAGGTCGTGCAGGCGGACTTCTCCAAGGAGGCGTTCGTGGACGCGGTACAGCGTATTCAGCACTATATTGGTGCAGGCGATGTGTTCCAGGTGAACTTGTCCGTTCGCCAGCATAAGCCGCTAGAGACAGCTCCCGAGGATATTTACGAATGGCTTCGTCTTGTCAATCCGTCCCCGTATATGGGACTGCTTCGCTTCTCGGACTTCCAGCTCGTATCCGGCTCGCCAGAGCTGCTCGTGCAGCTGGAGCGCGGTGTTGTTCGCGCACGGCCGATCGCAGGGACGAGGCGGCGGGGACAGGATGAGGCCGAGGACCAGCGCCTCGCTGATGAGCTGATCGGTCATGAGAAAGAGAGGGCCGAGCATATTATGCTCGTCGATCTGGAGCGCAACGATCTCGGACGCATCTCGGCGTACGGCACTGTGCGGGTGACTGATCTGATGGTCATTGAGTATTACTCGCACGTGATGCATATTGTGTCTCAGGTGGAGGGACGACTTGCTATTGGTAAGGATGCCTTCGACGTGATCGGCGCCAAGTTCCCTGGGGGTACTATTACCGGTGCACCCAAGGTGCGAACGATGCAGATTATTGAAGAGCTGGAGCCGGTGCGCCGCGGTCCGTATACGGGCTCGATTGGCTGGCTGGACTATAACGGTGATATGGAATTTAATATTATTATCCGAACACTTGTTGCAGCTAATGGGATGGGGTACGTACAGGCAGGGGCAGGCATCGTCATCGACTCGATCCCAGAGAAGGAATATGTCGAAGCAATGAATAAGGCGAAAGCGATGTGGAAGGCAATCCAATATTCGGAGCGGTCCCAATGTGCCGCAGGAGGTCAATAA
- the pabA gene encoding aminodeoxychorismate/anthranilate synthase component II — MILVIDNYDSFTYNLVQYLGELGEQVEVRRNDEIDLAGIEALKPDHILISPGPCTPNEAGISLALIEHFKGKVPILGVCLGHQSIGQVFGGDVIRAERLMHGKTSEIFHDNRTVFAGLPSPFIATRYHSLIVKKETLPDCLEISAETAEGEIMGLRHKEYPIEGVQFHPESIITEHGHQMLRNFLQRTAASRA; from the coding sequence ATGATACTGGTCATTGATAACTACGATTCGTTTACGTACAATCTGGTGCAATATTTGGGTGAGCTTGGTGAGCAGGTAGAGGTGCGTCGTAATGACGAGATCGACTTGGCTGGTATCGAAGCGCTGAAGCCAGATCATATTCTGATCTCGCCGGGCCCTTGCACGCCGAATGAAGCGGGAATTAGTCTGGCGCTTATTGAGCATTTCAAGGGCAAGGTGCCGATTCTGGGCGTGTGCCTCGGTCATCAGTCGATCGGACAAGTGTTCGGCGGTGATGTAATTCGGGCGGAGCGTCTCATGCACGGCAAGACGTCTGAGATATTCCATGACAACCGTACGGTATTCGCGGGTCTTCCTTCCCCGTTCATCGCAACTCGTTATCATTCGTTGATCGTCAAGAAGGAGACGCTTCCGGATTGCCTGGAGATCAGCGCAGAGACAGCCGAGGGCGAGATCATGGGCTTGCGCCATAAGGAGTATCCGATCGAAGGCGTCCAGTTCCACCCGGAGTCGATCATTACGGAGCATGGGCATCAGATGCTGCGTAACTTCCTGCAAAGGACGGCAGCGAGTCGCGCATGA
- the pabC gene encoding aminodeoxychorismate lyase — translation MILDWNGTLIEDGEAVVSFYDHGFLYGIGLFETFRTYGGRPFLLEWHIERLFAGCQELGIVLEPEETRLRSRIQALLVANQLEDAYIRWTVTAGEEALGLPAGDYVKPTDMIYIKPLPAATAVTSSTGRAGKSLQLLKQRRSTPEGAIRLKSLHYMNNIVAKRELSGYPWAMGAEGLFLDVQGHLCEGIVSNVFFVRDGVVHTPAVETGLLPGITRRFVLETAEQLGLEVQEGRYRWEQLLQADEVFLTNSIQEMVPVARLYDTDGAVASVGGDGQGAAGPITEQLQQRYRRATALTAQQQEEN, via the coding sequence ATGATTCTCGATTGGAACGGAACTCTTATTGAAGATGGTGAAGCCGTGGTCTCCTTCTATGACCACGGCTTTCTCTATGGTATCGGCTTGTTCGAGACGTTCCGAACGTACGGTGGCAGGCCGTTCTTACTGGAATGGCACATCGAACGTTTGTTCGCTGGGTGTCAGGAGCTCGGTATCGTCCTGGAGCCGGAGGAGACGCGACTGCGGTCACGAATCCAGGCGCTGCTCGTCGCCAATCAGCTCGAGGATGCCTATATTCGCTGGACCGTAACAGCAGGCGAGGAAGCGCTCGGCCTGCCTGCCGGCGATTACGTGAAGCCGACGGATATGATCTATATTAAGCCGCTGCCTGCTGCGACGGCGGTCACGAGCTCCACAGGCCGCGCTGGCAAGTCGCTTCAGCTGCTGAAGCAGCGCCGCAGCACCCCAGAGGGCGCAATCAGACTGAAGTCGCTTCATTATATGAACAATATCGTCGCGAAGCGCGAGCTGAGCGGCTACCCTTGGGCGATGGGAGCAGAAGGTCTGTTCCTCGATGTGCAGGGTCATCTGTGCGAAGGGATTGTCAGCAACGTGTTCTTCGTTCGGGACGGTGTGGTGCATACGCCGGCTGTAGAGACGGGGCTGCTTCCGGGTATTACACGCCGCTTCGTGCTGGAGACTGCCGAGCAGCTCGGGCTCGAGGTGCAGGAGGGGCGGTATCGCTGGGAGCAGCTGCTGCAGGCGGACGAAGTGTTTTTGACCAATTCGATTCAGGAAATGGTGCCGGTCGCAAGGCTGTATGATACGGACGGGGCGGTCGCCTCGGTTGGAGGCGATGGCCAAGGTGCAGCCGGGCCGATAACGGAGCAGCTGCAGCAACGGTATCGACGAGCAACGGCATTAACCGCACAGCAGCAAGAGGAGAATTGA
- the folP gene encoding dihydropteroate synthase yields the protein MKLHYNRPVVTLQCGDHQLQYGERTLIMGILNVTPDSFSDGGQYAHVEAAVERARQMAAEGADILDVGGESTRPGAAYVDAEEEQRRVLPVIRAIREAGIQLPISIDTYKAETAEAALRAGATMLNDIWGLQKGERMGELAVRFGCPIVLMHNRPEAVYANFIQDVIEDLKATVVRAHQSGVRDDQIILDPGIGFAKTYAHNLQLMGELDRICELGYPVLLGTSRKSMIRLTLDASADDVLEGTAATVALGIVQGCGIMRVHDVREMRKTAQMTDAIVRRRTCS from the coding sequence ATGAAGCTTCACTACAATCGACCGGTCGTTACGCTGCAATGTGGTGATCATCAGCTCCAATACGGCGAACGTACGCTGATCATGGGGATCTTGAACGTCACACCGGATTCATTCTCCGACGGTGGACAGTATGCACATGTCGAAGCCGCTGTCGAACGCGCCAGACAGATGGCAGCAGAGGGGGCTGACATATTAGACGTCGGCGGCGAGTCGACAAGGCCGGGCGCGGCTTATGTCGATGCGGAGGAGGAGCAGCGCCGTGTGCTTCCGGTCATTCGTGCGATCCGCGAGGCGGGCATTCAGCTGCCGATCTCCATTGATACGTATAAGGCGGAGACGGCAGAGGCGGCGCTGCGAGCCGGAGCGACGATGCTGAACGACATCTGGGGACTGCAGAAGGGGGAGCGAATGGGGGAGCTCGCCGTTCGCTTCGGATGTCCGATCGTGCTGATGCATAATCGCCCGGAAGCGGTGTATGCTAATTTTATACAGGATGTTATCGAGGACTTGAAGGCAACAGTTGTTCGTGCGCACCAGTCGGGCGTTCGGGATGATCAGATTATTCTCGACCCAGGCATCGGCTTCGCCAAGACGTATGCGCACAATCTCCAGCTGATGGGCGAGCTGGACCGCATCTGTGAGCTGGGCTATCCTGTACTGCTCGGTACCTCGCGCAAAAGCATGATTCGGCTCACGCTGGATGCATCAGCGGACGACGTGCTGGAGGGGACCGCTGCGACGGTAGCACTCGGCATTGTACAGGGCTGCGGCATCATGCGGGTGCACGATGTGCGCGAGATGCGCAAGACGGCGCAGATGACCGATGCGATCGTGAGAAGGAGGACGTGTTCATAA
- the folB gene encoding dihydroneopterin aldolase — translation MDKIIMKGMAFYGNHGVFPEENKLGQRFYVDAELHMPLDKPGQSDALEDTVNYAAVHTLIKDIVEQKTYKLIEALAEHIASEVLRTYTDIHAVTIRVHKPHPPVAIHFEGVAAEIYRKRA, via the coding sequence ATGGACAAGATCATCATGAAGGGAATGGCCTTCTATGGCAATCACGGCGTATTCCCAGAGGAGAATAAGCTCGGACAGCGGTTCTATGTCGATGCTGAGCTGCACATGCCGCTGGATAAGCCGGGGCAATCCGACGCGCTTGAGGATACCGTTAATTATGCAGCCGTGCACACCTTAATTAAGGACATCGTGGAGCAGAAGACGTACAAGCTGATCGAGGCGCTCGCAGAACATATTGCATCCGAGGTGCTTCGAACTTATACTGATATACATGCCGTTACGATACGGGTGCATAAGCCTCATCCGCCCGTAGCGATCCATTTTGAAGGAGTAGCGGCTGAAATTTATAGAAAGCGGGCTTGA
- the folK gene encoding 2-amino-4-hydroxy-6-hydroxymethyldihydropteridine diphosphokinase has product MNESDAMPREPRHLAYIGLGSNLGDREGYLLEAIRKMTARPDIDLAGQSGMYETDPVGYVEQPAFLNMVVAVRTPLSPTLLLAALQQVERQLGRRREVRWGPRTLDLDLLLYEDWEHMSDELIVPHPRMTERAFVLIPLLEVMEQVETARAGRWGEQLERVEGKEGVRLWKKTC; this is encoded by the coding sequence ATGAATGAAAGCGACGCGATGCCGCGTGAGCCCCGCCATCTCGCCTATATCGGCCTTGGCTCTAACCTAGGTGACCGTGAAGGCTACCTGCTCGAGGCCATTCGTAAGATGACGGCACGGCCTGACATCGACCTGGCTGGACAATCCGGTATGTATGAGACGGACCCGGTCGGATATGTGGAGCAGCCGGCTTTTCTCAATATGGTAGTCGCAGTCCGAACGCCGCTGTCTCCAACACTGCTGCTCGCTGCGCTTCAGCAGGTGGAACGGCAGCTCGGCCGGAGGCGCGAGGTGCGCTGGGGTCCGAGAACGCTGGATCTTGACCTGCTGCTCTACGAAGACTGGGAGCATATGAGCGATGAGCTCATTGTTCCGCATCCCCGCATGACCGAACGGGCGTTCGTGCTCATTCCGCTGCTTGAAGTGATGGAGCAGGTGGAGACTGCTCGCGCGGGACGATGGGGAGAGCAGCTAGAACGGGTAGAAGGAAAGGAAGGCGTACGATTATGGAAAAAAACGTGCTAG
- a CDS encoding helix-turn-helix domain-containing protein — MEKNVLAQRIRAFRKLKGYTQNELAERLDVSIAVLGSIERGTRKADLKMIRKISETLGIDPEELAPSLQLKSDRAN, encoded by the coding sequence ATGGAAAAAAACGTGCTAGCCCAGCGCATCCGCGCATTTCGCAAGCTGAAGGGCTATACGCAAAACGAGCTGGCTGAGCGTCTTGATGTCTCCATTGCTGTGCTCGGCTCCATTGAGCGGGGAACGCGCAAGGCAGACCTGAAGATGATTCGTAAAATATCGGAAACGCTTGGCATCGACCCTGAGGAACTAGCTCCGTCTCTTCAGCTGAAGAGTGATCGGGCGAATTAA
- the dusB gene encoding tRNA dihydrouridine synthase DusB gives MLTIGNVTAPNKVVLAPMAGVCNPAFRLIAKEFGCGLVCAEMVSDKAILHGNHRTLEMLYVDDREKPLSLQIFGGDTETLLEAAKYVDQHTNADIIDINMGCPVPKITKCDAGARWLLDPGKIEQMVSTVSKAVSKPLTVKMRIGWDDDHIYALQNAKAVENGGGAAVAIHGRTRVQMYTGQANWDIIKEVKSSVSIPVIGNGDVFTPEDAKRMLEYTGVDGVMIGRAALGNPWMLYRTIQYLTKGELPPDPTPHEKIRIAILHLDRLTALKGEAVAVKEMRKHLAWYLKGLHGAARVKDALMEQTKREAMIQLLNDFVESLDERESIMQ, from the coding sequence ATGTTAACGATCGGCAATGTGACAGCGCCGAACAAGGTCGTACTCGCGCCAATGGCCGGCGTCTGTAATCCGGCATTTCGACTGATCGCCAAGGAATTCGGCTGCGGACTTGTGTGCGCTGAGATGGTGAGCGACAAGGCGATTCTGCACGGCAACCACCGTACGCTTGAGATGCTGTACGTGGATGATCGCGAGAAGCCACTCAGTCTGCAAATATTCGGCGGAGATACGGAGACGCTTCTTGAAGCGGCGAAGTATGTCGACCAGCATACGAATGCGGATATTATTGATATCAATATGGGCTGTCCCGTCCCCAAAATTACAAAATGCGACGCCGGCGCACGCTGGCTGCTGGATCCCGGTAAAATCGAGCAGATGGTGTCCACCGTATCGAAGGCGGTAAGCAAGCCACTGACGGTGAAGATGCGTATAGGCTGGGATGACGACCATATCTACGCGCTACAAAATGCGAAGGCTGTCGAGAACGGAGGCGGCGCAGCCGTTGCCATTCACGGCCGTACCCGCGTGCAGATGTATACAGGTCAAGCGAACTGGGACATTATTAAAGAGGTCAAATCGTCCGTATCGATTCCAGTCATCGGTAACGGGGATGTATTCACGCCGGAGGATGCGAAGCGGATGCTCGAATATACCGGGGTGGATGGCGTTATGATCGGTCGCGCGGCACTTGGCAATCCGTGGATGCTGTACCGGACGATTCAATACTTGACGAAGGGTGAGCTTCCTCCAGACCCGACGCCGCACGAGAAGATTCGGATTGCCATCCTGCACCTTGACCGATTAACTGCGTTGAAGGGTGAGGCCGTAGCCGTGAAGGAGATGCGCAAGCATCTGGCTTGGTACTTGAAGGGGCTGCACGGCGCAGCTCGTGTTAAGGATGCCCTTATGGAGCAGACGAAGCGGGAGGCGATGATCCAGCTGCTGAACGACTTCGTTGAGTCGCTGGATGAGCGGGAATCTATCATGCAATGA
- the greA gene encoding transcription elongation factor GreA, translating into MSEKEVILTPEGLKKLEEELEHLKSVKRREVAERIKVAIGYGDISENSEYEDAKNEQAFVEGRIITLEKMLRNARIINNDEVDTDTVSVGSRVILKDLEFGDLLEYSIVGTAESDPFHNKISNESPVGKAILGKRKGSTVDVNVPAGIIQYEIVEIKK; encoded by the coding sequence ATGAGCGAAAAAGAAGTCATTCTTACTCCGGAAGGGTTAAAAAAGCTCGAGGAAGAGCTTGAGCATCTGAAATCGGTCAAGCGCCGTGAAGTCGCGGAGCGGATCAAGGTTGCGATTGGCTACGGAGATATAAGCGAGAACTCTGAGTATGAGGATGCGAAGAACGAGCAGGCATTCGTCGAAGGGCGTATCATCACGCTTGAGAAGATGCTCCGCAACGCACGAATCATTAATAATGATGAGGTTGACACCGATACGGTCAGCGTCGGCTCCAGAGTGATCCTTAAGGACTTGGAATTTGGCGATTTGCTCGAATACTCGATTGTTGGCACAGCTGAATCTGATCCTTTTCACAATAAAATTTCGAATGAAAGCCCGGTAGGCAAAGCGATTCTCGGTAAGCGCAAAGGCTCCACTGTAGACGTGAACGTTCCTGCAGGCATCATTCAATATGAAATTGTTGAAATTAAGAAGTAA